The Ascochyta rabiei chromosome 12, complete sequence DNA window TGTACCGCGACATAGCGATGCCGCTGCGGCGGGCGTACGCCAAGCTGTGGCTCGCGGTGCTGGACGGCGACGAGGCGCGGATGCGGCAGTACGCCTACGAGACGGCGGGCATCGGCGACGAGCACTTTCCGCTGTTCGCCTCGGCCATCACAGGGCGCGACTACACCGTCCTGACACGGAAAGAGGGCGGCGGGGTGGCCAGCAGCCGGACCAGGGCGGAGAAGAAGGTGATTGGCGAGGCGCTGGGCGAGGGGCTGTTGGAGAAACTCATCCAGCTCCTCGGCCAAGTGCCGCGGGTGATGCTGCTGATTCTCAAAACCAACGATTTGAGTACGTCTGTTTTTGTCTCTTGTTTTGTTTCTCtttgtttttgtttttgtttttgtTTCTGTTTTTCGTTTCTCTTCGTCtctcctcttctctcctcgtctctcctctctcctcgtctctcctctctcctcgtctctcctctctcctcgtctctcctctctcctcgtctctcctctctcctcgtctctcctctctcctcgtctctcctctctcctcgtctctcctctctcctcgtctctcctctctcctcgtctctcctctctcctcgtctctcctctctcctcgtctctcctctctcctcgtctctcctctctcctcgtctctcctctctcctcgtctctcctctctcctcgtctctcctctctcctcgtctctcctctctcctcgtctctcctctctcctcgtctctcctctctcctcgtctctcctctctcctcgtctctcctcttctctcctCTTCTCCACAACGACTAACCCCTCGCACAGCACGCAGCCTGGACGAGAACCTGCAGACGAGGCGCGGCCCCCTGCGCACGTTCCTCATCCTCGCGCGCTACGCCAGCCGGGCGGTGTACGAGGAGTGCGTGGAGGAGATCGCTAGGCGCGGCAGCTTCCTCTGGCCCAGCAACCTGCTCGCGTGGCTGAGGGCGTGGGGCAGGCACTTTGGGGTCGAGGTCAGGCTCGAGGCGTATGAGGCGCTGCTGCGGGCAAGGGCGCTGGTGGGGATGAGGCCGGTCGGTGGTGGGGTGGATGGTTTTCGCGAGTAGCGGGGCGTGTAGGCAGGGTGGGTTTGTACATTTGTGGTGGGTGGGTGGTTTGGGGAGCAGCTGGGAGGACGGGACAGGAGGAGTGGTGGTAATACAGGTAGCTGGATGCATGGCATGGTGCATGTTGTGTTGTGCTGTACATTGCAGTGCATGGCGCTTGAGACCGCATTGTCTTGCGCTTCGTAGACGTCGTAGCGTGCAGGGAGACTGCCGTGTTGCAAATCAGTATTGTTTCGTTCTGGACTGTCACGCTCTCTGTTTTGTGCAGTGTGGTGCAGTTGTTTTGTGCAGTGTGGTGCAGTTGTTTTGTGCAGTGTGGTGCAGTTGTTTTGGTGTTTTGTATTTGTTATTTATATACATGTGTATTCCCAGACCAGCCTACTTCTCGGTGTTTGCGAGGTGTTGGAGGTCTGCACGAGAGGGGGCGTTGAGTGAGTGCAAGGAAGATGGGCTGGGTTGAGTGGGTTGAGTGAGTGCAAGGAAGATGGGCTGGTGGGAGTGCGTTGAGTGGGTTGAGTGGGTGCAAGGAAGATGGGCTGGTGCAGGGAGTGTGCAGGACTGCAGGTTCAGGTTCGCGACGTCTGATCTAGCGGGGTCGCCTCGTCTCCTCTCCGCCAAGGCACGAAGCAGCACGACGAGGCTCCGCAAGCGTCGGTGGGCGCGAGGCAGGATTCCTCGGCCGTTGCAGGCGGTTGTGTGAGCAGAAGCAGGCGCGCTTTCGCGTTTCTGGTGGTCTAGCACCAGCGTAGCAGCGTCGCAGCGTCGCAGCGTAACAGCGTAGCCCTCGTTGGTCCCGCCCGTGCACAGCCTCCTCCACTGCACTGCACCTCGCCCGCCCGTCATCCGTCGACGACGCAGCCGCCTGTCTGCCGTGCCAGCCAGCTTGTGTGCCGCCCACGCCCTCGACCACGCCCTCGTCCACGCCctcgtccacgtccacgtccacgtccacgccCAGACCTCACCACCTGCCCTGATAGCGGTCTCGTACACCGGCGAGCTCGGAGAGCCGCCCCCTCGCCCCTCCACCACGCCcccgcccacgcccacgcccacgcccgaCGAGCAGCACCCGCCGCCGGCCCGCGCCGCAGCATCGCCCTCACCATGGACGGAGCTGGCCAGCCCAACCTGCGCATCACCAGTGCGTGCCCCTCGCAGCCCCCGGCCCCCCAGCGTCGCCGCGACCCAGCAGCCAAGGGCGTCGAGCAAGCTAACAGGCTGCAGTCATCGCCGCCGACGGCCTCTACAAGCGCGATGTCTTCCGTACGTATCTCTCGCTCTCGCTCTCGctctcgccctcgccctcgccctcgccctcgcccgcGCGCACGGAGCAAGGCGCCAGGCGCTCACACGCACCGCAGGCTTCCCGGACCCCTTCGCCGTGGCCACCATCAACGGCGAGCAGACGCGCACCACGAGCGTCATCAAGAAGACGCTGAACCCCTACTGGAACGAGAGCTTCGACATGTACGTCGCCCCGCCCTGCTGCCACCCCCCTGCTGATCCCCCCTTGCAGGCGCGTCAACGAGGAGAGCGTCCTCGCCGTCCAGATCTTTGACCAGAAGAAGTTCAAGAAGAAGGACCAGGGCTTCCTCGGCGTCATCAACGTCCGCGTCGGCTCCGTCATCGACCTCGATGCCGGCGGCGATGGTACCCGCGACCGCCTCCCTCCCGCACACGCGCCCTGCTGACCGCTCCAGAAATGCTGACCCGCGACCTGAAGAAGTCCAACGACAACATGGTCGTCCACGGCAAGCTCATCCTGAACCTCTCCACCAACCTGCACGCCCCCATCAGCACCcaccccgccgccgccgcgccccgcccctcgccctcgaccCACCCCTCGCTCAACGGCGCCGcgaccgccgccgcctcgaCCCCGCACCAGTCGGCCCAGAGCCTCAACCCCAACACGTACCCGGCCCAGCGACCGACGTCCGTGGCCCAGTCTGCGTCCCAGAGGCTCAGCCAGGCCGGCCCCACAGGCCCGCCCGCCACGGCGCCGCCCCCGTCAGCCAACGGCGCACCGCCAGCAGGAGCCACCCAGAACCCGGGCTACAGCGCCTTCGAGGACTCGCAGGGCCGGCTGCCCAACGGCTGGGAGCGCCGCGAAGACCACCTGGGCCGCACCTACTACGTCGACCACAACACGCGACAGACCACCTGGATCCGGCCTGGCGCCGGCTTCAACGAGACGGACAACCGCAATGCTGTCGCCGCATCGACGCAGCAGGAGCGCGTGCGACACCAGAACCGCATGCTGCCCGAGGACCGCACCGGAGCCAACTCGCCCACCCTGGCCGAGCGACAGCCCTCGCCACCCAACGCCGCCGCCAACGCTGCGAGCATGATGGCCACCGGCGCCACCACCGCCGGCACAGGAGAGCTGCCTTCGGGCTGGGAGCAGCGACACACGCCAGAAGGCCGGCCCTACTTTGTCGACCACAACACCCGCACCACCACCTGGGTCGACCCGCGCCGACAGCAGTACATCCGCATGTACGGTGGCCAGGCCGCCAACGGAAGCACCATCCAGCAGCAGCCCGTCTCCCAGCTCGGCCCGCTGCCCTCGGGCTGGGAGATGCGGCTCACAAACACCGCCAGAGTCTACTTTGTCGACCACAACACAAAGACCACCACCTGGGACGACCCGCGGCTGCCCTCCTCGCTCGACCAGAACGTGCCGCAGTACAAGCGTGATTTCCGTCGCAAGCTCATCTACTTCCGCTCGCAACCGGCGCTGCGCATCGTGAGCGGACAGTGCCACGTCAAGGTCAGGCGAACACACATCTTCGAGGACTCGTACCACGAGATCATGCGCCAATCCGCTGCCGATCTGAAGAAGCGACTGATGATCAAGTTCGACGGCGAAGACGGTCTCGACTACGGCGGTCTCTCCCGTGAATTCTTCTTCCTGCTCTCCCACGAGATGTTCAACCCCTTCTACTGCCTCTTCGAGTACTCTGCACACGACAACTACACCCTGCAGATCAACCCGCACTCGGGCATCAACCCGGAGCACCTGAACTACTTCAAGTTCATCGGACGTGTCGTCGGCCTGTCCATCTTCCACCGCCGCTTCCTGGATGCCTTTTTCATCGGCGCCTTCTACAAGATGATCCTCCGGAAGAAGGTCGCGCTGCAGGACATGGAGGGCGTCGACGCCGACTTCCACCGCAACCTGGAGTGGATGCTGAACAACGACATCACCGACGCGCTCGAGCTCACCTTTGCTACCGACGACGAGAGGTTTGGTGAGACGGTCAGCATCGAGCTGAAGCCGGGCGGCGACGACATTGAAGTCACAAACGAGAACAAGCACGAATACGTCGAGTGAGTGTCTGTACCCTGCCTTGCTGTCGTCATGCTAACCAACATGCACAGACTCATCACCGAGTGGCGCATCCAGAAACGAGTCGAGGAGCAGTTCAACGCCTTCCTCAGTGGCTTCAACGAGCTGGTTCCCCCAGAACTGGTCAACGTCTTCGATGAGCGCGAGCTCGAGCTGCTCATCGGTGGCATCGCCGACATTGAC harbors:
- a CDS encoding HECT-type E3 ubiquitin transferase, encoding MDGAGQPNLRITIIAADGLYKRDVFRFPDPFAVATINGEQTRTTSVIKKTLNPYWNESFDMRVNEESVLAVQIFDQKKFKKKDQGFLGVINVRVGSVIDLDAGGDEMLTRDLKKSNDNMVVHGKLILNLSTNLHAPISTHPAAAAPRPSPSTHPSLNGAATAAASTPHQSAQSLNPNTYPAQRPTSVAQSASQRLSQAGPTGPPATAPPPSANGAPPAGATQNPGYSAFEDSQGRLPNGWERREDHLGRTYYVDHNTRQTTWIRPGAGFNETDNRNAVAASTQQERVRHQNRMLPEDRTGANSPTLAERQPSPPNAAANAASMMATGATTAGTGELPSGWEQRHTPEGRPYFVDHNTRTTTWVDPRRQQYIRMYGGQAANGSTIQQQPVSQLGPLPSGWEMRLTNTARVYFVDHNTKTTTWDDPRLPSSLDQNVPQYKRDFRRKLIYFRSQPALRIVSGQCHVKVRRTHIFEDSYHEIMRQSAADLKKRLMIKFDGEDGLDYGGLSREFFFLLSHEMFNPFYCLFEYSAHDNYTLQINPHSGINPEHLNYFKFIGRVVGLSIFHRRFLDAFFIGAFYKMILRKKVALQDMEGVDADFHRNLEWMLNNDITDALELTFATDDERFGETVSIELKPGGDDIEVTNENKHEYVELITEWRIQKRVEEQFNAFLSGFNELVPPELVNVFDERELELLIGGIADIDVEDWKKHTDYRGYTENDEVIQNFWKCIRSWDAEQKSRLLQFATGTSRIPVNGFKDLQGSDGPRRFTIEKAGEPNQLPKSHTCFNRLDLPPYKTNEALNQKLTIAVEETVGFGQE